In Passer domesticus isolate bPasDom1 chromosome 1, bPasDom1.hap1, whole genome shotgun sequence, one DNA window encodes the following:
- the LOC135297771 gene encoding uncharacterized protein LOC135297771: MRLSATSLDGVEDGRRGEGQSTEEPRSREPGQGPPQVLCSSWCCESGRHQSENGYFTTPGSHRTTLRPRLDKSSFPVGRQGTWSTSWLLPREPRPAKVIRCSTPI; this comes from the coding sequence CACTCGATGGTGTAGAAGATGGACGCAGAGGAGAAGGACAGAGCACAGAggagcccaggagcagggagcctggccaggggccCCCTCAggtgctgtgcagcagctggtgTTGTGAATCAGGCCGTCACCAGTCGGAGAACGGCTACTTCACAACACCAGGGTCGCACCGCACCACGCTTCGACCGCGGCTGGACAAGAGCAGCTTTCCTGTGGGCAGGCAAGGGACGTGGAGCACCTCCTGGCTGCTTCCACGCGAGCCCAGACCTGCAAAGGTAATCAGGTGCTCAACTCCTATTTAG